A window from Nodularia sp. NIES-3585 encodes these proteins:
- a CDS encoding helix-turn-helix domain-containing protein, translating to MSLTENLINNRSNFGAFIPAFLDDYPLTPEEFRVYAHIQRRSGSSGCFESIPNMSKHCFMAQKTTRNAIKLLLATGMIQIHDRPGTTNIYALTPANEWVNPDRVAIVRAQIKMKKDSGGKNDPCQKCTGVNSDKGRDVNFARGRGVNFARGVVAILPDEGNPIKGIPVKVSPSIVSLNPEEEKKEREEKKAGFGFQIPEEPNSSSRASLRDATRTLSEKTETSELTNKPVMEANVPPPPPDPFFNNRRTNPKNIAWDWLPEGPWRNEDGKLDTEFQIALASRWMKEYGGDLHVNKAKVLKHFRNDPTNLPIEWECYQSTFVHRVVNIQTRRSHGMDTTREEQQIAQQARAAIPLPEQMRVSQPQTSTEVVEQVASYALPHLQQKVDSIAPAQQPGIETSALEPPTDEFGAINPDAYSTQSATPEEIKFWANFQPNVVPISQKQPVDNQELKAAKAAIEALKAKKTEKSQKLTSLTQIIQPPVLDEEAVLQDMRKYLNSGSDVLRQIAIDWASDPKNQCQLVKVNGRVVDIKWVDF from the coding sequence ATGAGTTTAACAGAAAATTTAATTAACAATCGCTCAAATTTTGGAGCCTTTATTCCTGCTTTTTTAGATGATTATCCACTTACTCCAGAAGAATTTAGAGTTTACGCGCATATACAAAGAAGATCAGGAAGTAGTGGCTGTTTTGAATCTATCCCTAATATGTCTAAACATTGTTTTATGGCACAAAAAACTACTAGAAATGCCATCAAACTTTTACTGGCTACAGGCATGATTCAAATCCATGACCGCCCTGGTACTACCAATATTTACGCTTTAACTCCAGCTAATGAATGGGTTAACCCTGACCGAGTTGCTATTGTGCGAGCGCAAATCAAAATGAAAAAAGACAGTGGTGGCAAAAACGACCCCTGTCAAAAATGCACCGGGGTCAATTCTGACAAGGGTAGGGATGTCAATTTTGCTAGGGGTAGGGGTGTCAATTTTGCTAGGGGGGTGGTGGCAATTTTGCCAGACGAAGGTAATCCCATTAAGGGTATCCCAGTTAAGGTTTCTCCCTCTATAGTCTCCCTCAACCCTGAAGAAGAAAAAAAAGAGAGAGAAGAAAAAAAAGCAGGATTTGGATTTCAAATTCCGGAAGAACCCAATTCCAGTTCTCGCGCTTCTCTTCGAGACGCTACGCGAACGTTGTCAGAAAAAACCGAGACTTCGGAGCTTACCAACAAACCAGTCATGGAGGCCAATGTTCCGCCGCCCCCGCCCGACCCATTTTTTAACAATCGCCGCACCAACCCTAAAAATATTGCTTGGGATTGGCTGCCAGAAGGTCCGTGGCGCAACGAAGACGGTAAGCTTGATACTGAATTTCAAATTGCCCTTGCTTCTCGCTGGATGAAAGAATACGGCGGTGATTTGCACGTTAACAAAGCCAAGGTGCTAAAACACTTTCGCAATGACCCCACCAACTTGCCCATTGAGTGGGAGTGTTATCAGTCCACCTTTGTCCATCGGGTTGTTAATATCCAAACCCGTCGGAGTCACGGCATGGACACCACCCGCGAAGAACAACAAATCGCACAACAAGCACGCGCAGCTATCCCCTTACCCGAACAAATGCGCGTTTCTCAACCACAAACTTCGACTGAAGTTGTAGAACAAGTTGCTAGTTATGCTCTGCCTCATTTACAGCAGAAGGTTGACTCTATTGCCCCTGCACAACAGCCTGGAATAGAGACAAGTGCGTTAGAACCACCCACAGACGAGTTTGGTGCAATTAACCCTGATGCTTACTCAACTCAATCTGCCACCCCCGAAGAAATTAAGTTTTGGGCTAATTTCCAGCCTAATGTCGTGCCAATTTCTCAAAAACAGCCTGTTGATAATCAAGAGTTAAAAGCAGCAAAGGCAGCCATTGAAGCATTAAAAGCCAAAAAAACCGAAAAGTCTCAAAAGCTCACATCTCTCACTCAAATAATTCAACCGCCTGTTCTAGATGAAGAAGCTGTACTTCAAGATATGAGGAAATATCTCAATTCTGGCAGTGATGTTTTAAGACAAATTGCAATTGATTGGGCATCAGATCCCAAAAATCAATGTCAGCTAGTTAAGGTAAATGGACGAGTTGTTGATATCAAATGGGTAGATTTTTAA
- a CDS encoding DUF1257 domain-containing protein — protein MMSHFSKIAVKFKDQSCLVEALQRFGFFPMLHDKPVNLYGYRGDKRAQMAHVVVPRNQISSMSNDLGFFWNGTEYECLISEYDQETGLAQAGKGLGANFLPKLQEQYVNLYLPKLCTLIGGEVVATATKGSVTTVRVSLTTQTRR, from the coding sequence ATGATGTCACATTTCTCAAAAATCGCAGTCAAATTCAAAGACCAGTCCTGTCTGGTCGAGGCGTTGCAGCGATTCGGTTTCTTTCCCATGCTTCACGACAAGCCAGTTAATCTTTACGGCTATCGGGGAGACAAACGAGCGCAGATGGCTCATGTTGTTGTACCCCGAAACCAAATCAGCAGCATGAGTAACGATTTAGGCTTTTTCTGGAACGGGACTGAGTACGAATGTTTAATCAGCGAATACGACCAAGAAACAGGTTTAGCACAAGCAGGCAAAGGACTTGGTGCGAATTTTCTCCCCAAGCTGCAAGAGCAGTACGTCAACTTGTACTTACCAAAACTTTGCACTCTCATCGGTGGTGAAGTGGTAGCAACTGCAACAAAAGGTTCTGTTACCACTGTTCGCGTTTCATTAACAACTCAAACTAGGAGATAA
- a CDS encoding phage Gp37/Gp68 family protein — translation MTTKIQWCDEVWNPIVGCSRISTGCQNCYAATAAKSPRLQQFKQYETVNEWDGTVQFVESQLSKPLHWRKPKKIFVCSMADLFHENVPFEWIDQVFAVMHFAKQHTFQVLTKRPQRALEYFTDYLPDVGTWVQIPHLQSSVNLSRVIPLPNVWIGTSTENQAIADRRIPILMQIPAAKRFLSCEPLLEEIDFVQADIFQKLISDDHEWELVNEYIHWVIVGGESGPNSRPCHVEWIQSIVTQCHSSNTPVFVKQLGSNVYLNQQRFKTHDRKGGDIQEFPTQLRIRKFPFFVV, via the coding sequence ATGACTACAAAAATACAATGGTGCGATGAGGTTTGGAATCCAATTGTAGGATGTTCTCGCATTTCCACCGGCTGCCAAAATTGCTATGCAGCTACCGCAGCTAAATCCCCACGACTTCAACAATTTAAACAATATGAAACTGTGAACGAATGGGATGGAACAGTGCAATTCGTTGAATCACAGCTATCAAAACCACTGCACTGGAGAAAGCCCAAAAAGATATTCGTTTGCAGCATGGCTGATTTATTCCACGAAAATGTTCCTTTTGAATGGATAGATCAAGTGTTTGCTGTAATGCATTTCGCCAAGCAGCATACTTTCCAGGTATTAACCAAGCGTCCCCAAAGAGCGCTGGAATATTTCACTGATTACCTTCCAGATGTCGGTACATGGGTGCAAATTCCCCATTTACAAAGTTCAGTTAATCTCAGTCGAGTTATCCCTCTTCCCAATGTTTGGATAGGAACTTCAACTGAGAATCAGGCGATCGCTGACAGGCGTATTCCTATACTTATGCAAATTCCCGCCGCAAAACGCTTTTTATCCTGTGAGCCATTGCTAGAAGAAATTGATTTTGTACAAGCAGATATCTTTCAAAAATTAATTAGTGATGATCATGAATGGGAATTAGTTAATGAATATATCCATTGGGTCATCGTTGGTGGTGAGTCTGGCCCTAACTCCAGACCATGCCATGTCGAATGGATTCAATCAATTGTTACACAGTGCCATTCCTCTAATACCCCTGTGTTTGTCAAACAGTTGGGATCTAACGTCTACTTAAATCAACAACGATTCAAAACCCACGACAGGAAAGGGGGAGATATTCAAGAGTTTCCCACACAATTGCGGATTAGAAAATTTCCTTTTTTCGTTGTTTGA
- a CDS encoding DNA cytosine methyltransferase, producing the protein MNKTLVATADLSESKNIVSSETPEKFLEKGLQSPENVSVGCLYPYLESKKLQDGSTAFYPRIIGERDSNNPKHWRWGFNWKETINSVWKGRSIGSIPCGAVPMIRAMQLQGATREEIIAFIKRAKTKSPRKPKLPANAPIAVVLFAGGGGVEAGMVSAGIRPVIAVEHDPSKPKLSRAIAQVHDRNFSAYGCKVIQQSVQEVAASGFQGFPQRPDYLHASPVCANFSQAHTAKAGAALETPDDLSAAQAVAAAVRQLRPRVFTLENVPRYLSSQSFTIILNALESLGYNVNYSVVNMADYGLPQARKRFVLVACFDVILTLPPKNKPVGWYSAIAHLIPTMPDSQLLSRQQQALSQFLATNEPAPLLIERVGGRKLAKYKPGHLPANTILRSHFTDHKGCNRNKFADIWLPDGTVKSLSIQAAAILQGFPSWYEFPLEAATAGSIIGYSVPPSFATQLFIYFIYIQKQLEQ; encoded by the coding sequence ATGAATAAAACTCTAGTCGCTACTGCTGATTTAAGTGAGTCTAAAAATATTGTGTCATCTGAGACACCCGAAAAATTCTTAGAGAAAGGATTGCAATCACCAGAAAACGTATCAGTTGGATGTCTCTACCCGTACCTGGAAAGCAAAAAGCTACAAGATGGCTCAACTGCTTTCTACCCCCGCATCATTGGTGAACGTGACTCGAATAACCCAAAACACTGGCGATGGGGTTTCAATTGGAAAGAGACAATCAACTCAGTTTGGAAGGGTCGTAGTATCGGCTCCATCCCCTGTGGCGCAGTCCCCATGATCCGGGCAATGCAACTTCAGGGGGCGACCAGAGAAGAAATCATCGCCTTCATCAAAAGAGCAAAAACCAAAAGTCCACGTAAACCAAAGCTTCCAGCCAATGCACCTATCGCTGTTGTGCTATTCGCCGGGGGTGGTGGTGTAGAAGCTGGGATGGTATCGGCGGGTATTCGTCCGGTTATCGCAGTAGAGCATGACCCCTCTAAACCAAAACTCAGTCGTGCGATCGCTCAAGTTCACGATCGCAACTTCAGTGCATATGGTTGCAAAGTCATTCAACAGTCAGTACAAGAAGTAGCAGCATCAGGATTTCAGGGCTTCCCCCAAAGACCCGATTATCTTCACGCTTCTCCTGTGTGCGCCAACTTCAGCCAAGCTCATACAGCCAAAGCGGGGGCTGCACTGGAAACTCCAGATGATCTATCGGCAGCCCAAGCAGTAGCAGCAGCTGTCCGACAGTTGCGGCCACGGGTATTCACTCTCGAAAATGTACCCCGCTATCTCAGTAGTCAGAGTTTCACCATTATTCTGAACGCTCTCGAATCGCTGGGCTACAACGTTAATTACAGCGTCGTCAACATGGCCGATTACGGACTACCCCAGGCGCGTAAACGTTTCGTTTTGGTGGCCTGCTTTGATGTCATCCTCACGCTACCACCTAAGAATAAACCAGTCGGTTGGTATAGCGCGATCGCCCACCTCATCCCCACCATGCCCGATTCCCAACTACTGTCTAGACAACAGCAAGCTTTAAGCCAGTTTCTTGCAACCAACGAACCCGCACCACTTCTTATAGAACGAGTTGGTGGACGCAAATTAGCTAAATACAAGCCTGGGCATTTACCCGCTAACACCATACTGCGCTCCCATTTCACTGACCACAAAGGCTGCAACCGCAATAAATTCGCTGATATTTGGTTGCCTGATGGCACTGTCAAGTCTTTGTCTATCCAAGCAGCAGCAATTTTGCAAGGTTTTCCATCTTGGTATGAGTTCCCTTTGGAAGCTGCTACGGCTGGGTCAATCATCGGGTATTCTGTCCCGCCTAGTTTTGCAACTCAGTTATTTATCTACTTTATCTACATACAAAAACAACTGGAGCAATAG
- a CDS encoding helix-turn-helix transcriptional regulator, with translation MEVKVTITVDVPGLENDLAIAMKEKGLSFQKLGEAAGVTGTAIWQITSNKNKSIKIETLGKLVKVLGIECQPNLELLAIEEVKSAFDETS, from the coding sequence ATGGAAGTGAAAGTAACTATCACTGTTGATGTTCCGGGATTAGAGAATGATTTAGCCATTGCTATGAAAGAAAAGGGGCTGTCTTTTCAAAAGCTTGGTGAAGCCGCAGGTGTTACAGGAACTGCTATCTGGCAAATTACTAGTAACAAAAATAAATCTATCAAGATCGAGACTCTTGGCAAACTAGTCAAGGTATTAGGCATTGAATGTCAGCCAAATCTTGAATTGCTTGCTATCGAAGAAGTTAAAAGTGCATTTGATGAAACGTCCTAA
- a CDS encoding VVA0879 family protein: MANIPDSIKKTMTRDEWLLEGQTLFGKDVLQWKFRCPCCGHIATVEDYKKAGAPESAVGFSCVGRWMELRKEAFDDKDKRDIPCNYSGGGLINISPVEVDGQKVFEFGI; the protein is encoded by the coding sequence ATGGCTAACATTCCAGATTCAATTAAGAAAACTATGACCAGAGACGAATGGCTTTTAGAAGGACAAACTCTATTCGGTAAAGATGTCTTGCAATGGAAATTCAGATGCCCTTGCTGTGGGCATATAGCTACTGTTGAAGACTACAAAAAAGCTGGCGCTCCAGAATCCGCCGTAGGATTTTCTTGTGTAGGGCGTTGGATGGAATTAAGAAAAGAAGCTTTTGACGATAAGGATAAACGCGATATTCCCTGTAATTATTCTGGAGGCGGATTAATCAATATTAGCCCCGTGGAAGTCGATGGTCAGAAAGTTTTTGAATTTGGAATTTGA
- a CDS encoding MT-A70 family methyltransferase → MQLAKLEGQYQCIIIDPPWFYRLRSNDKTHRNRIPYKPMQTEEILALPVPELCDKSGCVLWLWFTNNHMIEAAQCLQHWGFSLKTILTWQKVTKAGTPHLGTGHWLRNCTEHCALAVRGNVKAFAGRTLTNDSTILHAPRREHSRKPSQFFELVEKLCPGMTKLEMFARESRQGWDCWGDEAGKFDSTLISGFFNPTLISGV, encoded by the coding sequence ATGCAATTAGCCAAACTAGAAGGACAATATCAGTGCATCATCATAGACCCTCCCTGGTTCTACCGATTGCGTTCCAACGATAAAACCCACCGCAATCGCATTCCCTACAAACCAATGCAGACCGAAGAAATTCTGGCGCTGCCCGTTCCCGAATTGTGTGACAAGAGTGGCTGCGTACTTTGGCTGTGGTTCACCAACAACCACATGATCGAAGCGGCTCAGTGCTTACAGCATTGGGGATTCTCTCTCAAAACAATCCTCACTTGGCAAAAAGTAACCAAAGCTGGGACTCCACATCTGGGGACTGGCCACTGGCTGAGGAACTGCACCGAACATTGCGCTTTAGCCGTCCGAGGCAATGTGAAAGCTTTTGCTGGAAGGACACTCACAAACGACTCAACAATACTACACGCGCCCCGCCGGGAGCATTCCCGCAAGCCCTCTCAGTTTTTTGAACTGGTGGAGAAGCTATGTCCAGGTATGACCAAGCTGGAGATGTTCGCTCGTGAATCTCGTCAAGGCTGGGACTGTTGGGGAGATGAAGCGGGTAAGTTTGATTCAACTTTAATATCAGGATTTTTTAATCCAACTCTAATATCAGGAGTTTAA
- a CDS encoding DUF1257 domain-containing protein, producing MSHFSTVRTRLVNRECLVQALEDLKLKPQVHETAQPLTGYYGDSQGQSAEIIVSGRTIKARADIGFRWNQNSGVYDVIHDDWETSPRLGGNFFSHKLMQSYGKRMVLAKAEELRQKFGECSIEETTTGSVQTLKLTFAGHQEVKQYARR from the coding sequence ATGTCGCATTTTTCAACAGTAAGAACTCGATTAGTCAATCGTGAGTGTCTAGTTCAAGCCTTAGAGGATTTAAAACTCAAACCCCAAGTCCACGAAACAGCACAGCCGTTGACTGGCTACTACGGGGATTCGCAAGGGCAGAGTGCGGAAATCATAGTGTCTGGTCGCACAATTAAAGCCCGTGCAGACATTGGTTTTCGGTGGAATCAAAACAGTGGTGTGTATGACGTAATTCATGACGATTGGGAAACTTCCCCCCGGCTGGGTGGAAACTTCTTTAGTCACAAACTAATGCAGAGTTATGGAAAACGGATGGTACTAGCCAAAGCTGAAGAATTACGCCAGAAATTTGGCGAATGTTCTATCGAAGAAACCACTACAGGGTCAGTACAAACCTTAAAGCTGACTTTCGCCGGACATCAAGAAGTTAAACAGTACGCCAGGAGATAA